The genomic segment CGCCCACCAGCCCGCAACGCCGAGCTCGGCCTGGAGGTGGCTCGCGATCTCGCCGTGCGGCCTGCCGTTCGCGCCCCACTCGTCGAGCACACCGAGCCAGTGGTCCCAGCCGTGCCCGGTCGCTTCGGCCAGCGACTCCTCCTTCGCGGGCGGGGTCCACTCGACCGCGGGTGGGTCGGGCCGCTCGCCGGCCTCGATCAGCATCCGGCGCGCGGCCGTGTAGCTCTCGCCGGTCTTCTCCATCCGCGCTCGAACACGGCGCTTGAAGGTTCTCTGCTTCGTCATCCGTCTTAGCTCCTCTTGCGGCGGCGGCGCCGGAACTCACGCTCCCGAAGCCCCACCGGAGAGGGCCGATACGAATGACCGGTGTCCCGACGGCTCGAGGCCACCTCTACCTCCTCGCGTCCGGCGGCGTGAGCGCCGGGTCGGAGGTCGGGCGCGGGACGCGCGCCTGGGGCTCAAGCTAGGCGACGAGTGGCGTGGTTGTCAAATCCAACCACGCCTCTGGCGCCGGGGAGGTCAGGGCCGGGGTGCCGGTTCCGGAAGCTTCGGACCCTGGATCGAGCTTGACCTTTCCGCGAAGCGTCAAGCTCGATCTCGGCCGGCTCGCGTCGCCCGATCGCGGAGCCGCGGGTCGAGCGCGGCGATCGCTATGTCGACGAGGGCGTTAGCCAGCACCACGACGATCGACAGCAGGATCGCGAGTCCGACGAGCGGCGGCAGGTCGAGGCCCTCGATCGTCTCGGCGGTCAGCGCGCCAATCCCCGGCAGCCCGAAGATCGCCTCGACGTAGAGAGCGAAGCCACCGAACGCGTGCGAGATGTCGAGGCCGAGGACGCTGAGCGGCTGGACGAGCGCGTTTCGCAGCACGTGGCGGTACATCACTGCGCGCTCCGACAGGCCCTTCGCCCGCGCGGTCCGGACCCAGTCGCCGTGGCTCGTCTCGATCAGCGACGAGCGAACGACCTGCACGTAGGCGCCGGCGAACGGAAGCCCGGCGGCGAGCCACGGGACGATCATGTGCCCGAGCCAGGCGAGTGGATCCTCGTGGAGCGGTGTGTAGCCCTCCTGCGGGGCGATTCCCCAGCGAAGCGCGAGGAACGCGTAGAGCAGCGCGGCGGCCACGAGGGCGGGGGTCGAGACGAGCGCCGAGGCGAGCGCGCCGATCGCGCGATCGGTTTGGCTCCCCGGGTCGCGTGCGCATGCCATCCCGAGCCAGACGCCGAGCCCGAGCGCGATGGCGGCCGCTCCGGCGATCAGCCACAGCGTGACCGGCAACGCCTCGAGGAACGCGTCGCGCAGGCTCTCGCACGCCGTGTAGCACTCGGCGCTGCCGTCGAGGACGCCGCCGACGATCCCCAGGTACTGAGCGGGCAGCGACTCGTCGAGCCCGTACTCCTCGGCCGCCTGCGCGCGGGTCGTCTCGTTGCCGCGCTGCC from the Thermoleophilia bacterium SCSIO 60948 genome contains:
- a CDS encoding ABC transporter permease, which gives rise to MIAFAVRRLAAAVLIAFVASVAAFVLFWTIPNVDPAYNLGGGQRGNETTRAQAAEEYGLDESLPAQYLGIVGGVLDGSAECYTACESLRDAFLEALPVTLWLIAGAAAIALGLGVWLGMACARDPGSQTDRAIGALASALVSTPALVAAALLYAFLALRWGIAPQEGYTPLHEDPLAWLGHMIVPWLAAGLPFAGAYVQVVRSSLIETSHGDWVRTARAKGLSERAVMYRHVLRNALVQPLSVLGLDISHAFGGFALYVEAIFGLPGIGALTAETIEGLDLPPLVGLAILLSIVVVLANALVDIAIAALDPRLRDRATRAGRDRA